A section of the Pseudomonadota bacterium genome encodes:
- a CDS encoding adenylate/guanylate cyclase domain-containing protein, with translation SIAMENARLYQETVSMTEHERGIRQMFQKFVPKEVVDKIIHGEQFGKTTIDELRTLTLLNIDIRGFSRLATKIGPQKTVSMLNYFFSTMGGIVFNHRGIVDKYLGDGFLAIFGAPLPSPTDADNAIEAALEMKQSIETVSDYFVEKIGTPLVIGISIHTGEVVIGNIGFDKKIDYTVIGDPVNTVFRLQSLAKSIANGILISEKTHSISQSNLIVREFGTYKIDSTLGDLKVFELLGTQR, from the coding sequence AAGTATTGCAATGGAGAATGCGCGCCTTTATCAAGAAACGGTTTCTATGACAGAACATGAACGTGGGATACGACAGATGTTTCAAAAGTTTGTCCCCAAAGAGGTTGTTGATAAAATCATCCATGGTGAACAATTCGGGAAGACGACGATTGATGAGCTCAGAACACTGACCTTATTAAATATTGATATAAGGGGATTTTCAAGACTCGCTACGAAAATTGGCCCTCAAAAAACTGTATCAATGCTGAATTATTTCTTCTCCACCATGGGTGGTATAGTATTTAATCATCGTGGCATTGTTGATAAATATCTGGGCGACGGCTTTCTTGCAATTTTCGGTGCACCGTTACCAAGTCCAACAGACGCAGACAACGCTATAGAGGCAGCACTCGAAATGAAACAGTCCATAGAAACTGTGAGTGATTACTTTGTGGAAAAAATAGGCACCCCCCTTGTCATTGGTATCAGTATCCATACTGGTGAGGTCGTGATTGGAAATATTGGCTTTGATAAAAAGATTGACTACACTGTCATCGGCGATCCAGTTAATACTGTTTTCAGACTGCAAAGTCTTGCAAAGTCAATAGCCAATGGTATTTTGATAAGTGAAAAAACCCATAGTATCTCCCAGTCCAACCTTATTGTGCGCGAATTTGGAACGTATAAAATAGACTCCACGCTTGGTGATTTAAAGGTTTTTGAACTTTTAGGAACACAAAGATAA